The Myxococcota bacterium genome has a segment encoding these proteins:
- a CDS encoding peptidylprolyl isomerase codes for MAIASALPLLVALACGDGDAVAASGAHAEHDGHAHEGAAHEGAATPTPAPSAEQPAAPGAARPEARNAVQQIDDFIASQDIDKTNPSWRLSLPKPPKATFDAGHTYSWLLETNHGQIKAKLFTDTAPMHASSTIYLTRLGFYDGLGFHRVIPGFMAQGGDPIGNGTGGPGYKYEGEFAGGRSHDGPGKLSMANAGPGTDGSQFFLTFTETAYLDGKHTVFGEVTEGMATLGELEKRGSRSGRTSEPLEIRRATIVVE; via the coding sequence GTGGCGATCGCGAGCGCACTGCCGCTGCTCGTCGCGCTCGCGTGCGGCGACGGCGACGCCGTCGCCGCGTCCGGCGCGCACGCCGAGCACGACGGGCACGCACACGAAGGCGCCGCGCACGAGGGCGCGGCCACTCCCACCCCGGCGCCGAGCGCCGAGCAACCCGCGGCGCCCGGCGCCGCACGACCGGAGGCGCGCAACGCCGTGCAGCAGATCGACGACTTCATCGCGAGCCAGGACATCGACAAGACGAACCCGAGCTGGCGGCTCTCGCTCCCGAAGCCGCCGAAGGCGACGTTCGACGCCGGTCACACCTACTCGTGGCTGCTCGAGACGAACCACGGCCAGATCAAGGCGAAGCTCTTCACCGACACCGCGCCCATGCACGCGTCGAGCACGATCTACCTGACGCGCCTCGGCTTCTACGACGGCCTCGGCTTCCACCGCGTGATCCCGGGATTCATGGCGCAGGGTGGCGACCCGATCGGCAACGGCACGGGCGGGCCCGGCTACAAGTACGAGGGCGAGTTCGCGGGCGGCCGCTCCCACGACGGGCCGGGCAAGCTCAGCATGGCGAACGCGGGCCCGGGCACGGACGGCAGCCAGTTCTTCCTGACCTTCACCGAGACCGCGTATCTCGACGGCAAGCACACCGTGTTCGGCGAGGTCACCGAGGGCATGGCGACGCTCGGCGAGCTCGAGAAGCGCGGCTCGCGGAGCGGGCGGACGAGCGAGCCGCTCGAGATCCGCCGCGCGACGATCGTCGTCGAGTAG
- a CDS encoding sodium:proton antiporter, with protein MDPFQLAALLITIAAAFSYVNHRFLGLPSSIGLMALGLAASLVVIAAGAVWPGVSERAVKVLEAVSFDRALMEGMLGFLLFAGALHVDLDDLFEQKGVIALTATLGLLLSTAIVGALLHAVAGALGLDVSFAVCLVFGALISPTDPIAVLAILKSLGAPRTLATKIAGESLFNDGVAVVVFLALVAIAVGGDAHGHAPDAAGIAQLFAMEAIGGVAYGLAIGGVGYAMMKSIEDYQVEVLLSLALVAGGYSLAMALHVSGPLAMVVAGVFIGNTGRRFAMGPKTREHLDTFWHLVDEMLNAVLFVLIGLEVLVIDFAPAWLAVGVAAVPIVLLARFLAVALPVQALRRFRPFTPHAIKVMTWGGLRGGISVALALSLRETLGARDLATYEGIVLATYVVVVFSIAVQGATMAPLLRRLGLANAPGASHAHAVVTD; from the coding sequence ATGGATCCGTTCCAGCTCGCCGCGCTGCTGATCACGATCGCGGCCGCCTTCAGCTACGTGAACCATCGCTTCCTCGGCCTCCCGTCGTCGATCGGGCTGATGGCGCTCGGGCTCGCCGCGTCGCTGGTCGTGATCGCGGCGGGCGCCGTCTGGCCGGGCGTCAGCGAGCGCGCGGTGAAGGTGCTCGAGGCCGTCTCGTTCGACCGCGCGCTGATGGAGGGGATGCTCGGCTTCCTGCTCTTCGCGGGCGCGCTCCACGTCGACCTCGACGACCTCTTCGAGCAGAAGGGCGTCATCGCGCTGACGGCGACGCTCGGCCTCCTGCTGTCGACGGCGATCGTCGGCGCGCTGCTCCATGCGGTCGCGGGCGCGCTCGGCCTCGACGTCTCGTTCGCCGTCTGCCTCGTGTTCGGCGCGCTGATCTCGCCGACCGATCCGATCGCCGTGCTCGCCATCCTGAAGTCGCTCGGTGCGCCGCGCACGCTCGCGACGAAGATCGCGGGCGAGTCGCTCTTCAACGACGGCGTCGCGGTCGTCGTCTTCCTCGCGCTCGTCGCGATCGCGGTCGGCGGCGACGCGCACGGCCACGCGCCCGACGCCGCGGGCATCGCGCAGCTCTTCGCCATGGAGGCGATCGGCGGCGTCGCCTACGGCCTCGCGATCGGGGGCGTCGGCTACGCGATGATGAAGAGCATCGAGGACTACCAGGTCGAGGTGCTGCTCTCGCTCGCGCTCGTCGCCGGCGGCTACTCGCTCGCGATGGCGCTGCACGTGTCGGGGCCGCTCGCGATGGTCGTGGCGGGCGTGTTCATCGGGAACACCGGGCGCCGCTTCGCGATGGGGCCGAAGACGCGCGAGCACCTCGACACCTTCTGGCACCTCGTCGACGAGATGCTGAACGCGGTGCTCTTCGTGCTGATCGGGCTCGAGGTGCTCGTGATCGACTTCGCGCCCGCGTGGCTCGCCGTCGGCGTCGCGGCCGTGCCGATCGTGCTGCTCGCCCGCTTCCTCGCGGTCGCGCTGCCGGTGCAGGCGCTGCGTCGCTTCCGCCCGTTCACGCCGCACGCGATCAAGGTGATGACGTGGGGCGGCCTGCGCGGCGGCATCTCCGTCGCGCTCGCGCTGTCGCTGCGCGAGACGCTGGGCGCGCGCGACCTCGCCACCTACGAAGGGATCGTGCTCGCGACGTACGTCGTGGTCGTGTTCTCGATCGCGGTGCAGGGCGCGACGATGGCGCCGCTCTTGCGGCGGCTCGGCCTCGCGAACGCGCCCGGCGCGTCGCACGCGCACGCGGTCGTTACCGACTAA
- a CDS encoding single-stranded DNA-binding protein, which yields MSGASGVARRLERAARSLRDEVDALRFAAPVTHVYDPLAYAWRAHRAYLQRFGAARKRVVFVGMNPGPFGMAQTGVPFGEVAHVRDWLGIEARIDRPAREHPKRPVEGFACARSEVSGARLWGAVAAHWERPERFFADHFVANYCPLVFMEESGRNRTPDKLPAREREPLYAACDRHLAAVVDALEPEWVIGIGAFAAARAECVLGDRVRRGSVLHPSPASPRANRDWAGEARAQLRALGVCGAGGRAAR from the coding sequence ATGAGCGGCGCGTCCGGCGTCGCGCGCCGCCTCGAGCGCGCGGCGCGATCGCTTCGCGACGAGGTCGACGCCCTGCGCTTCGCCGCGCCCGTCACGCACGTCTACGACCCCCTCGCCTACGCGTGGCGCGCGCACCGCGCGTACCTCCAGCGCTTCGGCGCGGCGCGCAAGCGCGTCGTGTTCGTCGGCATGAACCCGGGCCCGTTCGGCATGGCGCAGACGGGCGTGCCGTTCGGCGAGGTCGCGCACGTGCGCGACTGGCTCGGGATCGAAGCGCGCATCGATCGGCCTGCGCGCGAGCACCCGAAGCGCCCGGTCGAGGGCTTCGCGTGCGCGCGCAGCGAGGTGAGCGGCGCGCGCCTGTGGGGCGCCGTCGCCGCCCACTGGGAGCGCCCCGAGCGCTTCTTCGCCGACCACTTCGTCGCGAACTACTGCCCGCTCGTGTTCATGGAGGAGAGCGGGCGCAACCGCACCCCCGACAAGCTCCCGGCGCGCGAGCGCGAGCCGCTCTACGCGGCCTGCGACCGGCACCTCGCGGCCGTCGTCGACGCGCTCGAGCCCGAGTGGGTGATCGGCATCGGCGCGTTCGCCGCGGCGCGCGCGGAATGCGTGCTCGGCGACCGCGTGCGGCGCGGGAGCGTGCTGCACCCGAGCCCGGCCAGCCCGCGCGCGAACCGCGACTGGGCGGGCGAGGCGCGCGCGCAGCTGCGCGCCCTCGGCGTGTGCGGCGCGGGCGGGCGGGCCGCTCGTTAG
- a CDS encoding phosphoserine transaminase yields the protein MKPPSLPARPQFSSGPCAKRPGWTTAALDAALVGRSHRSKPGKARIAEVIERSKALLGIPGDYRVAVVPASDTGAVEMALWSLLGERGVDVLAWESFGSGWLSDVRGELGIADARALVADYGALPDLAAADFARDVVFTWNGTTSGVCVPDARWIPHDREGLAICDATSAVFAMEVEFAKLDVVTWSWQKVLGGEAAHGMIALSPRAVERLERYTPPRPLPKIFRMAKKGVLDEALFDGSTINTPSMLCVEDALDGLRWAESIGGLPALVARSRSNLAAVTGWVERSPWVRFLAARPETRSSTSICLALAADGVDPDKAAKAIASLLESERAAYDIGSYRDAPPGLRLWGGATVESSDLEALFPWLDWAWEQVR from the coding sequence ATGAAGCCCCCGTCGCTGCCCGCGCGCCCGCAGTTCTCGTCGGGGCCGTGCGCGAAGCGCCCCGGCTGGACGACCGCCGCGCTCGACGCGGCGCTCGTCGGCCGCTCGCACCGCAGCAAGCCCGGCAAGGCGCGCATCGCCGAGGTGATCGAGCGCTCGAAGGCGCTGCTCGGCATTCCCGGCGACTACCGCGTCGCGGTCGTGCCGGCCTCCGACACGGGCGCGGTCGAGATGGCGCTCTGGTCGCTGCTCGGAGAGCGCGGCGTCGACGTGCTCGCGTGGGAGAGCTTCGGCAGCGGCTGGCTCTCGGACGTGCGGGGCGAGCTCGGCATCGCCGACGCGCGCGCGCTCGTCGCCGACTACGGCGCACTGCCCGACCTCGCCGCCGCCGACTTCGCGCGCGACGTCGTGTTCACCTGGAACGGCACCACGTCGGGCGTGTGCGTGCCGGACGCGCGCTGGATCCCGCACGACCGCGAGGGCCTCGCGATCTGCGACGCGACGTCGGCGGTGTTCGCGATGGAGGTCGAGTTCGCGAAGCTCGACGTGGTCACGTGGTCGTGGCAGAAGGTGCTCGGCGGCGAGGCGGCGCACGGCATGATCGCGCTGTCGCCGCGCGCGGTGGAGCGACTCGAGCGCTACACGCCGCCGCGGCCGCTCCCCAAGATCTTCCGCATGGCGAAGAAGGGCGTGCTCGACGAGGCGCTGTTCGACGGCTCGACCATCAACACGCCGTCGATGCTGTGCGTCGAGGACGCGCTCGACGGGCTGCGCTGGGCGGAGTCGATCGGCGGCCTTCCCGCGCTCGTCGCGCGCTCGCGGAGCAACCTCGCGGCCGTGACGGGCTGGGTCGAGCGCAGCCCGTGGGTGCGCTTCCTCGCCGCGCGCCCCGAGACGCGCTCGTCGACCTCGATCTGCCTCGCGCTCGCGGCCGACGGCGTCGACCCCGACAAGGCGGCGAAGGCGATCGCGAGCCTGCTCGAGAGCGAGCGCGCGGCCTACGACATCGGCTCGTATCGCGACGCACCGCCCGGCCTGCGGCTGTGGGGCGGCGCGACGGTCGAATCGAGCGATCTCGAGGCGCTCTTCCCGTGGCTCGACTGGGCCTGGGAGCAGGTGCGCTGA
- the hemF gene encoding oxygen-dependent coproporphyrinogen oxidase, which translates to MAEATASAAMRAYLLDLQERICAALEAEDASAHFVREDLARPGGGLSRPRVLVDGAVIEKAAVNFTHTQGVSLPATATERRPELAGRRYEAVSVSLIVHPRNPYAPTCHANFRMFEALAPGREPVAWFGGGFDLTPYYGFEDDARYWHRVARAAVVPHFGPDGYARFKKQCDEYFFLPHRGEPRGIGGIFFDDLDEGGAAHGLRFVRSVGDAFVRAYLPILAERKATPHGERERAFQLFRRGRYVEFNLLYDRGTRFGLQAGARTESVLASLPPLVAWHYDHRPAPRSDEDRLYTDFLRPRDWADEPMSPGHPYEAHLAELA; encoded by the coding sequence ATGGCGGAAGCGACGGCGAGTGCGGCGATGCGCGCGTACCTGCTCGACCTGCAGGAGCGCATCTGCGCCGCGCTCGAAGCCGAGGACGCGAGCGCCCACTTCGTGCGCGAGGATCTCGCGCGGCCGGGCGGCGGGCTGTCGCGCCCGCGCGTCCTCGTCGACGGCGCGGTGATCGAGAAGGCGGCCGTGAACTTCACGCACACGCAGGGCGTGAGCCTGCCGGCGACGGCGACCGAGCGTCGCCCCGAGCTCGCGGGCCGGCGCTACGAGGCCGTCTCGGTCTCGCTGATCGTGCACCCGCGCAACCCGTACGCGCCGACCTGCCACGCGAACTTCCGCATGTTCGAGGCGCTCGCGCCGGGCCGCGAGCCCGTCGCGTGGTTCGGCGGCGGCTTCGATCTGACGCCCTACTACGGGTTCGAGGACGACGCCCGCTACTGGCACCGCGTCGCGCGCGCCGCCGTCGTGCCGCACTTCGGCCCCGACGGCTATGCGCGCTTCAAGAAGCAGTGCGACGAGTACTTCTTCCTGCCGCACCGCGGCGAGCCGCGGGGCATCGGGGGGATCTTCTTCGACGACCTCGACGAGGGGGGCGCCGCGCACGGGCTGCGCTTCGTGCGCAGCGTCGGCGACGCGTTCGTGCGCGCGTACCTGCCGATCCTCGCCGAGCGCAAGGCGACGCCCCACGGCGAGCGCGAGCGCGCCTTCCAGCTCTTCCGGCGCGGGCGCTACGTGGAGTTCAACCTGCTGTACGACCGCGGCACGCGCTTCGGCCTGCAGGCCGGGGCGCGCACGGAGTCGGTGCTCGCGTCGCTTCCGCCCCTCGTCGCCTGGCACTACGACCACCGCCCGGCGCCGCGCTCGGACGAGGACCGCCTCTACACGGACTTCCTGCGCCCGCGCGACTGGGCGGACGAGCCGATGTCGCCGGGCCACCCCTACGAAGCGCATCTCGCGGAGCTCGCCTAG
- a CDS encoding sulfatase-like hydrolase/transferase → MSARRAPLAWWAWGLACAAVATALDAALLEATRGGFGNGFGGILLDTAPLRARYAGTALVANGFAVALVFACVAPLARALTTRPHRVLAASVLAALGAAAWADVFLYQLHATIGALITPGVAMELAGHDVSSFDEAGAIAGAVLGVGGVASSIALVAGMRFADRLAARSGRAASRGVGAAPARPRARGLALVALALAFATAFALGGASRGARTVREALELQPASALLVAAVERATDVDRDGAGWLSRPPDAAPFDAALHPRALDLPGNGIDEDGVAGDLPRGAAPPAPTPAPEAPAHAAARTRPHVLVVYLESFRYDVLGRSLDGRPVTPFLDALAREGASTAHAWVHSPYTTRSRAQLFGGTLAPHPGQRTWIDDFAARGYRTAHFSGQDDSFGDSEPLLGTARADRFYDARSDTAQRTSRSTAPASLQVSWKLLLARVRAFLAEVRSSDPLFLYVNVVDTHYPYWHEDLDRVLDVDPVDRSEIRAWNREAVWRTYLAAAANVDRAVEALVGSFREAVGNTPHAIVVTADHGQSIYDDGSLGHGRRLDRLQTHVPLVVAGLGGDWPEPIGAADLRGLVLRAVDANARGGVRFVPDPERRVFQYLPTLEAPSLLGWRSLDDAWIYDFARGRATHEDGSEVAPDDPELVGLLHAWEALRVATEGDAPTAHAAIDR, encoded by the coding sequence GTGAGCGCGCGCCGCGCCCCGCTCGCCTGGTGGGCCTGGGGTCTCGCGTGCGCCGCGGTCGCGACCGCGCTCGACGCCGCGCTGCTCGAGGCGACGCGCGGCGGCTTCGGCAACGGCTTCGGCGGGATCCTGCTCGACACCGCCCCGCTGCGCGCTCGTTATGCGGGAACGGCTCTCGTCGCGAACGGCTTCGCGGTCGCGCTCGTCTTCGCCTGCGTCGCGCCGCTCGCGCGCGCGCTCACGACGCGCCCGCACCGCGTCCTCGCCGCGAGCGTGCTCGCCGCGCTCGGCGCCGCCGCCTGGGCCGACGTCTTCCTCTACCAGCTGCACGCGACGATCGGCGCTCTGATCACGCCCGGCGTCGCGATGGAGCTCGCGGGCCACGACGTCTCGTCGTTCGACGAGGCGGGCGCGATCGCGGGCGCCGTGCTCGGCGTCGGCGGCGTCGCGAGCTCGATCGCGCTCGTCGCGGGCATGCGATTCGCCGACCGGCTCGCGGCCCGCTCCGGCCGCGCCGCATCGCGCGGCGTCGGCGCGGCGCCCGCGCGGCCGCGCGCGCGGGGGCTCGCGCTCGTCGCGCTCGCGCTCGCCTTCGCGACGGCCTTCGCGCTCGGCGGCGCGAGCCGCGGGGCGCGCACCGTGCGCGAAGCGCTCGAACTCCAGCCCGCGTCCGCGCTCCTCGTCGCGGCGGTCGAGCGCGCGACCGACGTCGACCGCGACGGCGCGGGCTGGCTGTCGCGACCGCCCGACGCCGCGCCGTTCGACGCGGCGCTGCACCCGCGCGCGCTCGACCTCCCCGGCAACGGCATCGACGAGGACGGCGTCGCGGGCGACCTCCCGCGCGGAGCCGCGCCGCCCGCTCCCACGCCGGCTCCCGAGGCGCCGGCGCACGCCGCCGCGCGCACGCGACCGCACGTGCTCGTCGTCTACCTCGAGAGCTTCCGCTACGACGTGCTCGGCCGCTCGCTCGACGGCCGCCCCGTCACACCCTTCCTCGACGCGCTCGCGCGCGAGGGCGCGAGCACGGCGCACGCGTGGGTGCACAGCCCGTACACGACGCGCTCGCGCGCGCAGCTGTTCGGCGGGACGCTCGCGCCGCATCCCGGCCAGCGCACGTGGATCGACGACTTCGCCGCGCGCGGCTACCGCACCGCGCACTTCTCCGGGCAGGACGACTCGTTCGGCGACAGCGAGCCGCTCCTCGGCACCGCTCGCGCCGACCGCTTCTACGATGCGCGCAGCGACACGGCGCAGCGCACGTCGCGCTCGACCGCGCCCGCGAGCCTGCAGGTGTCGTGGAAGCTCCTGCTCGCGCGCGTGCGCGCGTTCCTCGCCGAGGTGCGCTCGAGCGACCCGCTCTTCCTCTACGTGAACGTCGTCGACACGCACTACCCGTACTGGCACGAAGATCTCGATCGCGTGCTCGACGTCGACCCCGTCGACCGCAGCGAGATCCGCGCCTGGAACCGGGAGGCGGTCTGGCGCACGTACCTCGCAGCGGCCGCCAACGTCGACCGCGCGGTCGAGGCGCTCGTCGGGAGCTTCCGCGAGGCGGTCGGCAACACGCCGCACGCGATCGTCGTGACGGCCGACCACGGCCAGTCCATCTACGACGACGGCTCGCTCGGGCACGGCCGCCGGCTCGATCGGCTGCAGACGCACGTTCCGCTCGTCGTCGCGGGGCTCGGCGGCGACTGGCCCGAGCCGATCGGCGCGGCGGACCTGCGCGGCCTCGTGCTGCGCGCCGTCGACGCGAACGCGCGCGGCGGCGTGCGCTTCGTGCCCGACCCGGAGCGGCGCGTGTTCCAGTACCTGCCGACGCTCGAGGCGCCGAGCCTGCTCGGGTGGCGCTCGCTCGACGACGCGTGGATCTACGACTTCGCGCGCGGACGAGCGACGCACGAGGACGGGAGCGAGGTCGCGCCGGACGACCCGGAGCTCGTCGGACTGCTCCACGCGTGGGAGGCCCTGCGCGTCGCGACCGAGGGAGACGCGCCGACCGCACACGCCGCGATCGATCGCTAG
- a CDS encoding exosortase/archaeosortase family protein, producing the protein MARRYHPVRWLDVAVAAVVGFLVADSPLMPRSTGPKLAIGTITAALFLWFRSTHPDQGVAATTRGLGSGLRDFARALPVPVWLCVGAWLALFGPTLAWMYEKWTGSFWSNNHSLIVAVLIVLLARARLRRFSGPPQDASLLGLPFLVAGLVLLVGDYGMRSQQIASIGLVATLPGMSLLLLGRARTRALWLPLAMSVFLVPLPSLVSNHMYLRTITADWTVAVLQALGVRASLFHSLIEIPDTVFVVSEACSGFSTFVAAIALSLFLVAATRSTARRIAIVAAIVPLTLVANTVRVVLLVFLTRIAGTQILDTMAHEGSGVATFIVVIGTLFWIADRPHLSEAFR; encoded by the coding sequence ATGGCACGCAGGTACCACCCCGTACGCTGGCTCGACGTCGCCGTCGCCGCCGTCGTCGGCTTCCTCGTCGCCGACAGTCCGCTCATGCCCCGCTCGACCGGGCCGAAGCTCGCGATCGGGACGATCACGGCGGCGCTCTTCCTCTGGTTCCGCTCCACGCACCCCGACCAGGGCGTCGCCGCGACGACGCGCGGCCTGGGCTCCGGGCTGCGCGACTTCGCGCGCGCGCTGCCGGTGCCCGTCTGGCTCTGCGTCGGCGCGTGGCTCGCGCTGTTCGGGCCCACGCTCGCGTGGATGTACGAGAAGTGGACGGGCAGCTTCTGGTCCAACAACCACAGCCTGATCGTCGCGGTGCTGATCGTGCTGCTCGCCCGCGCGCGGCTGCGCCGGTTCAGCGGGCCGCCGCAGGACGCGTCGCTGCTCGGGCTCCCCTTCCTCGTCGCGGGCCTCGTGCTGCTCGTCGGCGACTACGGCATGCGCAGCCAGCAGATCGCCTCGATCGGCCTCGTCGCGACGCTCCCCGGCATGTCGCTCCTTCTGCTCGGGCGCGCGCGCACGCGCGCCCTGTGGCTGCCGCTCGCGATGAGCGTCTTCCTCGTCCCGCTCCCGAGCCTCGTCTCCAACCACATGTACCTGCGCACGATCACCGCCGACTGGACGGTCGCCGTGCTGCAGGCGCTCGGCGTGCGCGCGAGCCTGTTCCACTCGCTGATCGAGATCCCGGACACGGTGTTCGTGGTGTCCGAGGCGTGCAGCGGGTTCTCGACCTTCGTCGCGGCGATCGCGCTGAGCCTCTTCCTCGTCGCCGCGACGCGCTCGACCGCGCGCCGCATCGCGATCGTCGCCGCGATCGTCCCGCTCACGCTCGTCGCGAACACCGTGCGCGTGGTGCTGCTCGTGTTCCTCACGCGGATCGCGGGCACCCAGATCCTCGACACGATGGCGCACGAGGGCTCGGGCGTGGCGACGTTCATCGTCGTGATCGGCACGCTGTTCTGGATCGCCGACCGCCCGCACCTCTCCGAGGCGTTCCGGTGA
- a CDS encoding ferredoxin--NADP reductase yields MPEAPDSPAPAHGSSGAGPYHALRVARVIEETADARSFVIDVPADLRAQFGYEAGQFLTFRLEVAGERLVRCYSLASSPDTDTEHKVTVKRVADGRVSNWMNDRVRAGDVLETMRPAGVFVLQDRATPLVLFGAGSGITPVISIVKSALARTSRRVRLVYANRDAGSIIFRDELDALAAAHGDRLEVVHRLDVDHGFLDAAGVRAYVGADLDADFYVCGPTPFMDTVESTLGALGVPDGQIFVERFVSIGDPHGAVHASPESKAGDAAPATVRVRLDGQDHDVPYAAGKTLLAAAREAGLEPPFACEEGYCSCCMAKLVRGSVRMAANDALDAKQLAEGWVLTCQSVPTSDEVEVEYPD; encoded by the coding sequence GTGCCCGAAGCACCCGATTCGCCCGCGCCCGCGCACGGCAGCAGCGGCGCGGGCCCCTATCACGCCCTGCGCGTCGCGCGCGTGATCGAGGAGACGGCCGACGCGCGCTCGTTCGTGATCGACGTCCCCGCCGACCTGCGCGCGCAGTTCGGCTACGAGGCGGGCCAGTTCCTGACGTTCCGCCTCGAGGTCGCCGGCGAACGGCTCGTGCGCTGCTACTCGCTCGCGAGCTCGCCCGACACGGACACCGAGCACAAGGTGACCGTCAAGCGCGTCGCCGACGGGCGCGTGTCGAACTGGATGAACGACCGCGTGCGCGCGGGCGACGTGCTCGAGACGATGCGGCCGGCGGGCGTCTTCGTGCTGCAGGACCGCGCGACGCCGCTCGTCCTCTTCGGCGCCGGCAGCGGCATCACGCCCGTCATCTCGATCGTGAAGTCCGCGCTCGCGCGCACGTCCCGGCGCGTCCGCCTCGTCTACGCGAACCGCGACGCGGGCTCGATCATCTTCCGCGACGAGCTCGACGCGCTCGCGGCCGCGCACGGCGACCGGCTCGAGGTCGTCCACCGCCTCGACGTCGACCACGGCTTCCTCGACGCCGCGGGCGTTCGCGCCTACGTGGGCGCCGACCTCGACGCCGACTTCTACGTGTGCGGCCCGACGCCGTTCATGGACACGGTGGAGTCGACGCTCGGCGCGCTCGGCGTCCCGGACGGGCAGATCTTCGTCGAGCGCTTCGTGTCGATCGGCGATCCGCACGGCGCCGTGCACGCGTCGCCCGAATCGAAGGCGGGCGACGCGGCGCCGGCCACCGTGCGCGTCCGCCTCGACGGTCAGGACCACGACGTCCCCTACGCGGCCGGCAAGACGCTGCTCGCCGCGGCGCGCGAGGCCGGCCTCGAGCCGCCGTTCGCGTGCGAGGAGGGCTACTGCAGCTGCTGCATGGCGAAGCTCGTGCGCGGCTCGGTCCGCATGGCCGCGAACGACGCACTCGACGCCAAGCAGCTCGCCGAGGGCTGGGTGCTGACGTGCCAGTCCGTGCCGACGAGCGACGAGGTCGAGGTCGAGTACCCCGACTGA
- a CDS encoding HAD family phosphatase — protein sequence MSEPTARTPRARSHLRAVVFDLGGVVLGSPLHAIARYERANGLPANAVNRVVAQTAPHGAWSRLERGELARDAFFAEFERECRAAGHAVDARAMFAEMEREAQPRPAMLDAISRLRAHGLAVAALTNDWSTDGARGAAAAGTPEPVASAPAHALAAHFDVFVASSVVGLRKPDPRIYALACERLGVAPPAVAFLDDIGANLKPARAMGMTTIRVVEPLAALAELEAAVGFPLR from the coding sequence ATGAGCGAGCCGACGGCGCGCACACCGCGGGCCCGCTCGCACCTGCGGGCGGTCGTCTTCGACCTCGGCGGCGTCGTGCTCGGGTCACCGCTGCACGCGATCGCGCGCTACGAGCGCGCGAACGGGCTGCCCGCGAACGCCGTGAACCGGGTCGTCGCGCAGACCGCGCCGCACGGCGCGTGGTCGCGCCTCGAGCGCGGCGAGCTCGCGCGCGACGCGTTCTTCGCCGAGTTCGAACGCGAGTGCCGCGCGGCGGGGCACGCGGTCGATGCGCGCGCGATGTTCGCGGAGATGGAGCGCGAGGCGCAGCCGCGCCCCGCGATGCTCGACGCGATCTCGCGCCTTCGCGCGCACGGGCTCGCGGTCGCGGCGCTCACGAACGACTGGTCGACCGACGGTGCGCGCGGCGCCGCGGCGGCGGGCACGCCGGAGCCCGTCGCGAGCGCGCCCGCGCACGCCCTCGCCGCCCACTTCGACGTCTTCGTCGCATCGAGCGTGGTCGGGCTCCGGAAGCCCGACCCGCGCATCTACGCGCTCGCGTGCGAGCGGCTCGGCGTCGCGCCGCCCGCGGTGGCCTTCCTCGACGACATCGGCGCCAACCTCAAGCCCGCGCGCGCGATGGGCATGACGACGATCCGCGTCGTCGAGCCCCTCGCCGCGCTCGCCGAGCTCGAGGCGGCGGTGGGATTCCCGCTTCGTTAG